A genomic segment from Brevundimonas sp. SORGH_AS_0993 encodes:
- the accD gene encoding acetyl-CoA carboxylase, carboxyltransferase subunit beta, whose product MNDKTKPQEKRGGWLSRFAPGVRKIVSRRDTPDNLWVKDPDSGEMLYRPDLETALWVTPSGRHMRIDAPTRLKATFDGGAYEAIETPDVPEDPLKFSDGKSYKDRLNAARKAAGRKDTMAIGCGAVGGQQAVVVVQDFTFMGGSLGMAAGEAFIKAAREAVARKVPLICFTAAGGARMQEGALSLMQMARTTLAVDEVKAAKLPYAVVLTDPTTGGVTASYAMLGDVHLAEPGALIGFAGPRVIEATIREKLPPGFQRAEYLQEKGMVDQVVARADLPRMLGQILSMLMGGNRQAA is encoded by the coding sequence ATGAACGACAAGACCAAGCCTCAGGAAAAGCGCGGCGGCTGGCTCAGCCGCTTTGCCCCCGGCGTGCGAAAGATCGTCTCGCGCCGCGACACGCCCGACAATCTGTGGGTCAAGGACCCCGACAGCGGCGAGATGCTGTATCGCCCGGACCTGGAGACCGCCCTGTGGGTGACGCCGTCGGGCCGGCACATGCGGATCGACGCGCCGACGCGGCTGAAGGCCACCTTCGACGGCGGCGCCTATGAGGCGATCGAGACGCCGGACGTGCCCGAGGACCCGCTGAAATTCTCGGACGGCAAATCCTACAAGGACCGTCTGAACGCGGCGCGCAAGGCGGCGGGGCGCAAGGACACCATGGCCATCGGCTGCGGCGCGGTGGGGGGGCAGCAGGCCGTGGTCGTCGTGCAGGACTTCACCTTCATGGGCGGGTCGCTGGGCATGGCGGCGGGCGAAGCCTTCATCAAGGCCGCGCGCGAGGCCGTGGCCCGCAAGGTTCCGCTGATCTGCTTCACCGCCGCCGGCGGGGCGCGGATGCAGGAAGGCGCCCTGTCCCTGATGCAGATGGCGCGCACCACCCTGGCGGTGGACGAGGTGAAGGCGGCCAAGCTGCCCTACGCCGTGGTCCTGACCGACCCGACGACGGGCGGGGTGACGGCCTCCTACGCCATGCTGGGCGACGTGCATCTGGCCGAGCCAGGCGCCCTGATCGGTTTCGCCGGCCCGCGCGTGATCGAGGCCACCATCCGCGAGAAACTGCCGCCGGGCTTCCAGCGCGCCGAATATCTGCAGGAAAAGGGCATGGTCGACCAGGTGGTCGCGCGCGCCGACCTGCCGCGCATGCTGGGTCAGATCCTGTCCATGCTGATGGGCGGAAACCGCCAGGCGGCCTGA
- the trpA gene encoding tryptophan synthase subunit alpha, with product MTTARIDARFKALKAEGRAAFIPYVMGGDPSREEALAILKGLPAAGADVIELGFPFSDPMAEGPPIQRAAIRGLAAGFGLRSTMDLAKEFRKGDDATPIVLMGYLNPIESLGYDAFAAYAADCGIDGLIVVDCPPEEAGPLVQALDKVSISLIRLATPTSDDERLKVVVQGTSGFVYYVAVAGVTGVKEADAEVVAPAVARVRAASGLPVAVGFGIKTPERAAAIARVADAVVVGSALVEEVAAAVAANEPAAPRVLAQVKRLGDAVRSVASASVAETV from the coding sequence ATGACCACCGCCCGTATCGATGCGCGCTTCAAGGCGCTGAAGGCCGAGGGCCGCGCGGCCTTCATTCCCTATGTGATGGGCGGCGATCCGTCGCGCGAGGAGGCGCTGGCGATCCTGAAGGGCCTGCCTGCGGCAGGCGCGGACGTCATCGAACTGGGCTTTCCGTTCAGCGATCCGATGGCCGAGGGGCCGCCGATCCAGCGGGCGGCGATTCGGGGTCTGGCGGCCGGTTTCGGCCTGCGCTCCACGATGGATCTGGCCAAGGAGTTCCGTAAGGGCGACGACGCCACGCCCATCGTGCTGATGGGCTATCTGAACCCGATCGAGAGCCTGGGCTATGACGCCTTCGCCGCCTATGCGGCCGACTGCGGCATCGACGGTCTGATCGTGGTGGACTGCCCGCCGGAAGAGGCCGGGCCGCTGGTTCAGGCGCTGGACAAGGTGTCGATCTCGCTGATCCGCCTGGCCACGCCGACCTCGGACGACGAACGGTTGAAGGTGGTGGTCCAGGGCACGTCGGGCTTCGTCTATTATGTCGCCGTCGCGGGCGTGACGGGGGTGAAGGAGGCGGACGCCGAGGTGGTGGCGCCGGCCGTGGCGCGGGTTCGCGCGGCGTCCGGCCTGCCGGTCGCGGTCGGCTTCGGCATCAAGACGCCGGAAAGGGCCGCCGCCATCGCCAGGGTGGCGGACGCCGTGGTCGTCGGCTCGGCGCTGGTGGAAGAGGTCGCCGCCGCCGTCGCCGCGAACGAGCCGGCCGCGCCGCGCGTTCTGGCCCAGGTGAAGCGGCTGGGCGACGCGGTTCGATCCGTCGCTAGTGCTTCCGTGGCGGAAACCGTCTAA
- the trpB gene encoding tryptophan synthase subunit beta has protein sequence MANAYAWPDAKGRFGPYGGQFVAETLMPLIHELDAAYKAAKADPSFQAELDGFLTHYVGRESPLYFAERLTDHFGGAKIWLKREDLNHTGAHKINNCMGQILLARRMGKTRIIAETGAGQHGVASATVAARFGLPCTVYMGAVDVERQQPNVFRMRLLGTEVFPVTAGAATLKDAMNEAMRDWVTNVSDTYYIIGTAAGPHPYPAMVRDFQSVIGKEIKRQSMARMGKLPEAVVACIGGGSNAIGAFHPFIADEGVRLIGVEAAGHGLDTPDHAASLKGGRPGVLHGNRTYLLQDEDGNIVEGHSISAGLDYPGIGPEHAWLHDIGRAEYRSATDDEALEAFQLCSKLEGIIPALEPAHALARTGEVAREVGKGGDVVLLMSGRGDKDIFQVAKHLGVEL, from the coding sequence CTGGCGAACGCCTACGCCTGGCCCGACGCGAAGGGACGGTTCGGCCCCTATGGCGGGCAGTTCGTGGCCGAGACCCTGATGCCGCTGATCCACGAACTGGACGCGGCCTATAAGGCGGCCAAGGCGGACCCCAGCTTCCAGGCCGAGCTGGACGGGTTCCTGACCCACTATGTCGGCCGGGAAAGCCCGCTGTATTTCGCCGAACGTCTGACCGACCATTTCGGCGGGGCCAAGATCTGGCTGAAGCGCGAGGACCTGAACCATACGGGCGCGCACAAGATCAACAACTGCATGGGCCAGATCCTGCTAGCCCGTCGCATGGGCAAGACGCGCATCATCGCCGAGACGGGCGCGGGCCAGCACGGCGTGGCCTCGGCCACCGTGGCGGCGCGGTTCGGCCTGCCCTGCACCGTCTATATGGGGGCGGTGGACGTGGAGCGGCAGCAGCCCAACGTCTTCCGCATGCGCCTGTTGGGAACCGAGGTCTTCCCGGTCACGGCGGGCGCCGCGACCCTGAAGGACGCGATGAACGAGGCGATGCGCGACTGGGTCACGAACGTCTCGGACACCTATTACATCATCGGCACGGCGGCGGGTCCGCACCCCTATCCGGCCATGGTGCGCGATTTCCAGTCGGTGATCGGCAAGGAGATCAAGCGCCAGTCGATGGCCCGGATGGGCAAGCTGCCCGAGGCCGTGGTGGCCTGCATCGGCGGCGGGTCGAACGCCATCGGCGCCTTCCACCCCTTCATCGCGGACGAGGGCGTGCGCCTGATCGGCGTGGAGGCGGCGGGGCATGGGCTGGATACGCCCGATCATGCGGCGTCGCTGAAGGGCGGACGGCCCGGCGTGCTGCACGGCAACCGGACCTATCTGCTGCAGGACGAGGACGGCAACATCGTCGAGGGCCATTCGATCTCGGCCGGGCTGGACTATCCCGGCATCGGGCCGGAGCACGCCTGGCTGCACGACATCGGTCGGGCCGAATATCGCTCGGCGACGGATGACGAGGCGCTGGAGGCGTTTCAACTGTGTTCGAAACTGGAAGGCATCATCCCGGCGCTGGAACCGGCCCACGCCCTGGCGCGGACGGGCGAAGTGGCGCGCGAAGTCGGCAAGGGCGGCGATGTGGTCCTGCTGATGTCGGGACGCGGCGACAAGGACATCTTCCAGGTCGCCAAACATCTGGGAGTGGAACTGTGA
- a CDS encoding phosphoribosylanthranilate isomerase, giving the protein MTTMIKICGLTTPETLDAALDGGADFVGAVVFAKSPRHLAPEAAATLFERARGRAAIVAVTVDPDDALLEQIARTLRPDFIQLHGAETVGRAQAVRTLTGAGVIKALPIRQADDFAAADEWDRHADHLMFDAKPPEGSVLPGGVGHRFDWTLLADRAFRRPWFLAGGLNPDNVAEALRITGAPMVDVSSGVESAPGVKDAGRIAAFIEAVRRW; this is encoded by the coding sequence ATGACCACCATGATCAAGATCTGCGGCCTGACGACGCCGGAGACGCTGGACGCCGCGCTGGACGGCGGGGCGGATTTCGTGGGGGCCGTGGTGTTTGCGAAAAGCCCGCGCCATCTGGCGCCCGAGGCGGCGGCGACGCTGTTCGAGCGGGCGCGGGGGCGGGCGGCGATCGTGGCGGTGACGGTCGATCCCGACGATGCGCTGCTGGAACAGATCGCGCGGACGCTGAGGCCGGACTTCATCCAGTTGCATGGGGCCGAGACGGTTGGGCGGGCGCAAGCGGTGCGAACCCTGACGGGGGCGGGGGTGATCAAGGCCCTGCCAATCCGGCAGGCGGACGATTTCGCCGCCGCCGATGAATGGGACCGCCACGCCGACCATCTGATGTTCGACGCCAAACCGCCCGAGGGGTCGGTCCTGCCGGGCGGCGTAGGGCATCGTTTCGACTGGACCCTGCTGGCGGATCGGGCCTTTCGCCGGCCGTGGTTCCTGGCCGGCGGTCTGAACCCGGACAATGTCGCCGAGGCGTTGCGGATCACCGGCGCGCCGATGGTGGACGTGTCCTCTGGCGTCGAAAGCGCGCCGGGTGTTAAGGACGCGGGCCGGATCGCGGCCTTCATCGAGGCCGTGCGCCGGTGGTAA
- a CDS encoding type II toxin-antitoxin system VapC family toxin yields the protein MSIYLDTSVLMSLFQTDNHTARASAWIAGVNDFVMSSWTVTEFSSALAVRTRMRNLLDKERREFELQLDQWLSGRVVLSVVDNDMLEARRLVRNDVRLRAPDALHLALAVRHGCSLATLDEDMAAVARDIGLTVIVP from the coding sequence TTGAGCATCTATCTGGACACCAGCGTCCTGATGTCCCTGTTCCAGACCGACAATCACACGGCGCGGGCGTCGGCCTGGATCGCCGGCGTCAATGATTTCGTGATGAGCAGTTGGACCGTGACGGAGTTTTCCTCCGCCCTGGCGGTGCGGACGCGGATGCGCAATCTGCTCGACAAGGAACGCCGCGAGTTCGAACTGCAACTGGACCAGTGGTTGAGCGGCAGGGTCGTCCTTTCGGTGGTCGACAACGACATGCTGGAAGCGCGGCGGCTGGTCAGGAACGACGTGAGACTGCGCGCGCCCGATGCGCTGCACCTCGCCCTGGCGGTGCGACACGGTTGCAGCCTAGCCACGCTGGACGAGGATATGGCGGCGGTCGCACGCGACATCGGACTGACGGTGATCGTCCCATGA
- a CDS encoding type II toxin-antitoxin system Phd/YefM family antitoxin encodes MAILMAMSSYSVAEAKNNLPKLLDRMLAGETVTITRRGVPVARLEPAQAVKPTSGPIDMEWLKRVRIKSEPAMDSVTLIRKMRDEEI; translated from the coding sequence ATGGCTATCTTGATGGCCATGTCCAGCTATTCCGTCGCCGAAGCCAAGAACAACCTGCCCAAGCTGCTGGATCGCATGCTGGCGGGCGAGACCGTGACCATCACGCGGCGGGGCGTGCCCGTGGCGCGGCTGGAGCCGGCGCAGGCCGTCAAGCCGACATCCGGGCCGATCGATATGGAGTGGCTCAAGCGCGTGCGGATCAAGTCCGAGCCGGCGATGGATTCCGTCACCCTGATCCGCAAGATGCGGGACGAAGAGATTTGA
- a CDS encoding pseudouridine synthase: MGYGSRAEMARMAKAGGIVLDGADLTDVSRRIAVTPDLPTRMEIDGEPLDPVQGLVILLNKPLGMTCSHKEEGALVYDILPDRWRRRDPAISTIGRLDKQTTGLLLLTDDGDLLHRVISPKRHVAKVYRAGLARPLTGTEGDLFAAGDLVLEGDDKPLAPAVLEVVTPTEALLTVTEGRYHQVRRMFAAVGNHVETLHRERMGGLVLPADLGPGQWRLLNPEEIASIFA; encoded by the coding sequence ATGGGCTATGGCTCGCGGGCCGAGATGGCGCGGATGGCCAAGGCGGGCGGCATCGTGCTGGACGGGGCGGACCTGACGGATGTGTCGAGACGGATCGCGGTGACGCCCGACCTGCCGACCCGGATGGAGATCGACGGCGAACCGCTGGATCCCGTGCAGGGGCTGGTGATCCTGCTGAACAAGCCGCTGGGCATGACCTGTTCGCACAAGGAAGAGGGGGCGCTGGTCTATGACATCCTGCCCGACCGCTGGCGCCGGCGCGATCCGGCCATCTCGACCATCGGGCGGCTGGACAAGCAGACGACGGGCCTGTTGCTGCTGACCGACGACGGCGACCTGCTGCACCGGGTCATCAGCCCCAAGCGGCATGTGGCCAAGGTCTATCGGGCGGGTCTGGCGCGCCCGCTGACCGGGACGGAAGGCGATCTGTTCGCCGCCGGAGACCTGGTGCTGGAAGGCGACGACAAGCCGCTGGCGCCCGCCGTGCTGGAGGTCGTGACGCCGACCGAGGCCCTGCTGACCGTGACCGAGGGCCGCTATCACCAGGTGCGGCGGATGTTCGCCGCCGTCGGCAACCACGTCGAGACGCTGCACCGCGAACGGATGGGGGGGCTGGTCCTGCCGGCCGATCTGGGGCCGGGACAGTGGCGGCTGCTGAACCCCGAAGAGATCGCCTCGATCTTCGCCTGA
- a CDS encoding class I SAM-dependent methyltransferase, which produces MTTLLYGRPPVVFDPPGDAVQTSPLIPDSAALEAQEAGSADTIMIYAPPGVLERRYVLALALKALKVGGRLDVMAPKDKGGSRLGKELKAFGLEVAETAKAHHRRCIVIKPETVEGLDEAIAAGGPQIVPGLDAWSQPGIFAWDRIDPGSALLAEHLPPMKGEGVDLGCGYGALAIVVLRSPAVTKLKLVDLDRRAIQAARRNIEDERAKVWWADARTLEARGDKDFVVSNPPFHDGGAEDRRLGQAFVRKAADLLKKGGVAWIVANRHLPYEAELNAAFKRVRLVAEAGGYKLFEAVK; this is translated from the coding sequence ATGACCACGCTGCTCTACGGCCGGCCGCCGGTCGTGTTCGATCCGCCTGGAGACGCCGTTCAGACCTCGCCCTTGATCCCGGATTCGGCGGCGCTGGAGGCGCAGGAGGCCGGCTCGGCCGATACGATCATGATCTACGCCCCGCCCGGCGTGCTGGAGCGGCGCTATGTGCTGGCCCTGGCGCTGAAGGCGCTGAAGGTCGGCGGGCGGCTGGACGTGATGGCGCCCAAGGACAAGGGCGGGTCGCGGCTGGGCAAGGAACTGAAGGCGTTCGGCCTGGAGGTCGCCGAGACGGCCAAGGCGCACCACCGCCGCTGCATCGTCATCAAGCCCGAGACGGTCGAGGGGCTGGACGAGGCCATCGCCGCGGGCGGGCCGCAGATCGTGCCGGGGCTGGACGCCTGGTCGCAGCCGGGGATTTTCGCCTGGGACCGGATCGACCCGGGCTCGGCCCTGCTGGCCGAACATCTGCCGCCGATGAAGGGCGAGGGGGTGGACCTGGGCTGCGGCTATGGGGCGCTGGCGATCGTGGTGCTGCGTTCGCCCGCCGTGACCAAGCTGAAGCTGGTCGATCTGGATCGCCGCGCCATCCAGGCCGCGCGCCGCAACATCGAGGACGAGCGCGCCAAGGTCTGGTGGGCCGACGCGCGCACGCTGGAGGCCAGGGGCGACAAGGATTTCGTGGTCTCGAACCCGCCCTTCCACGACGGCGGTGCCGAGGACCGGCGGCTGGGCCAGGCCTTCGTCCGCAAGGCGGCGGACCTGTTGAAGAAGGGCGGGGTGGCCTGGATCGTGGCCAACCGGCACCTGCCCTATGAGGCCGAATTGAACGCGGCGTTCAAGCGGGTTCGGCTGGTCGCCGAGGCGGGCGGCTACAAGCTGTTCGAGGCGGTGAAGTGA
- a CDS encoding undecaprenyl-diphosphate phosphatase produces the protein MSDWLSAIILGLVEGLTEFIPVSSTGHLLLLGHFLGFQSAGKTFEIVIQLGALLAIVSLYFKRLWTLATRWPFDAEARRFLIGLLVAFAPAVVIGFLAYGFIKGVLFETPQVICVALIVGGVILLLLDRMDKRPQWLDASQYPMRVYFLIGLFQCLAMIPGVSRSGATIAGGLLLKTDKRSAAEFSFFLALPTMGAAVFYDLLKNHKTLDFSDMGLIAVGFVVAFVSALAVVRFLLDFVSRRGFGVFAWWRIVVGVVGLVLLQAGF, from the coding sequence ATGTCCGACTGGCTGTCCGCGATCATCCTGGGTCTGGTCGAGGGCCTGACCGAATTCATCCCCGTGTCCTCGACCGGGCACCTGCTGCTGCTGGGACATTTCCTGGGCTTTCAGAGCGCCGGCAAGACGTTCGAGATCGTGATCCAGCTAGGCGCCCTGCTGGCCATCGTCAGCCTCTATTTCAAACGGCTGTGGACGCTGGCGACGCGCTGGCCGTTCGATGCGGAGGCGCGGCGGTTCCTGATCGGGCTTCTGGTCGCCTTCGCCCCCGCCGTCGTGATCGGCTTTCTGGCCTATGGCTTCATCAAAGGCGTGCTGTTCGAGACGCCCCAGGTGATCTGCGTCGCCCTGATCGTCGGCGGGGTGATCCTGTTGCTGCTGGACCGGATGGACAAGCGGCCGCAGTGGCTGGACGCCAGCCAGTATCCGATGCGGGTCTATTTCCTGATCGGCCTGTTCCAGTGCCTGGCCATGATCCCCGGCGTGTCGCGGTCCGGCGCGACCATCGCGGGCGGACTGCTGCTGAAGACCGACAAGCGGTCGGCGGCCGAGTTCAGCTTTTTCCTGGCCTTGCCCACCATGGGGGCGGCGGTCTTCTACGACCTGTTGAAGAACCACAAGACGCTGGATTTCAGCGACATGGGCCTGATCGCCGTGGGCTTTGTCGTGGCCTTCGTCTCGGCCCTGGCGGTGGTGCGCTTCCTGCTGGATTTCGTGTCCAGGCGCGGCTTCGGCGTCTTCGCCTGGTGGCGGATCGTGGTCGGGGTCGTGGGGCTGGTCCTGCTGCAGGCGGGGTTCTGA
- a CDS encoding cation diffusion facilitator family transporter — translation MTTPSAPPSSPPPGPLDDAHRAARRITRLSVAAAVLLIALKAFALGASGSVAVLASLTDSALDLIASLAVFFAVRWAAAPPDEDHRYGHGKAEALAALVQAGLIFASAAFVGWEAIQRIFDPRPVVSGGWATGVMVVSMAVTAGLVWMQTRAMKTTGSLAVASDRAHYAADLGANLVVLIGVVSGAFLKAPGLDAAAGLIVAVWLFWGALGLLKDAADPLLDRAAPEADHAAVVRAVLADPRVFGVHQLRTRLSGQVMMVQMHVDLDPALTLQAAHAIVVEAENRILALYPSADILIHADPRARTQTSPVQTPAPEPGPRDATPDADPSSRPASGPAKGPWS, via the coding sequence ATGACGACACCTTCCGCCCCTCCGTCCTCCCCGCCGCCTGGCCCGCTGGACGACGCCCATCGCGCGGCGCGGCGCATCACCCGCCTGTCGGTCGCCGCCGCCGTCCTGCTGATCGCGCTGAAAGCCTTCGCCCTGGGCGCCTCGGGCTCGGTCGCCGTCCTGGCCTCGCTGACGGATTCGGCCTTGGACCTGATCGCCTCCCTGGCGGTCTTCTTCGCCGTGCGCTGGGCCGCCGCCCCGCCGGACGAGGATCATCGCTATGGCCATGGCAAGGCCGAGGCCCTGGCCGCCCTGGTCCAGGCGGGGCTGATCTTCGCCTCGGCCGCCTTCGTCGGCTGGGAGGCGATCCAGCGCATCTTCGACCCGCGCCCCGTCGTCTCGGGCGGCTGGGCCACCGGGGTCATGGTCGTCTCCATGGCCGTCACCGCCGGCCTGGTCTGGATGCAGACCCGGGCGATGAAGACCACCGGCTCCCTGGCCGTGGCGAGCGACCGCGCCCATTACGCGGCCGACCTGGGGGCCAATCTGGTCGTCCTGATCGGCGTGGTCTCGGGCGCCTTCCTCAAGGCGCCGGGGCTGGACGCCGCCGCCGGCCTGATCGTCGCCGTCTGGCTGTTCTGGGGGGCGCTGGGCCTGCTTAAGGACGCCGCCGATCCGCTGCTGGACCGCGCCGCGCCCGAGGCGGACCACGCCGCCGTCGTCCGCGCCGTCCTGGCCGATCCGCGCGTCTTCGGCGTCCACCAGCTGCGCACCCGCCTTTCGGGCCAGGTGATGATGGTCCAGATGCATGTCGACCTGGACCCGGCCCTGACGCTGCAGGCCGCCCACGCCATCGTGGTGGAGGCCGAGAACCGCATCCTGGCCCTCTATCCGTCCGCCGACATCCTGATCCACGCCGACCCGCGCGCGCGTACACAGACGTCGCCGGTCCAAACGCCCGCGCCCGAGCCCGGCCCGCGCGACGCGACGCCGGACGCCGACCCCTCCAGCCGGCCCGCCAGCGGACCGGCCAAGGGGCCGTGGTCCTGA
- a CDS encoding glutathione S-transferase family protein: MADPCVLYHFPFQPASRAARLALGEARIDWIDTPVRPWEEDCPVHDLNPSGLPPVLQTSERGRPLTLCELPAVLGWIEDQQKGPLLLPADAAERAEARRLTGWFERRFMDEVDAVLLHERMEKPLLKLGPPEARALRDGRDALKSHLGMLEDLVAARDWLAGRRLSQADLIAAAHLSVLDYFGEIPWAQWSALKTWYSKLKSRPCFRPLLADRFVGVPPSAWYADLDF; this comes from the coding sequence ATGGCCGATCCCTGCGTTCTCTATCACTTCCCCTTCCAGCCCGCCTCGCGCGCGGCGCGGCTGGCGCTGGGCGAGGCGCGGATCGACTGGATCGACACCCCTGTCCGCCCCTGGGAAGAGGACTGCCCGGTCCACGACCTGAACCCCTCGGGCCTGCCGCCGGTGCTTCAGACCAGCGAGCGGGGCCGTCCCCTGACCCTGTGCGAACTGCCCGCCGTCCTGGGCTGGATCGAGGATCAGCAGAAGGGGCCGCTGCTGCTGCCCGCCGACGCCGCCGAACGGGCCGAGGCGCGCCGCCTGACCGGCTGGTTCGAGCGCCGCTTCATGGACGAGGTCGACGCCGTCCTGCTGCACGAGCGGATGGAGAAGCCCCTGCTCAAGCTGGGCCCGCCCGAGGCCCGCGCCCTGCGCGACGGCCGCGACGCCCTGAAATCCCACCTGGGGATGCTGGAGGATCTGGTCGCCGCCCGCGACTGGCTGGCCGGCCGCCGCCTGTCGCAAGCCGACCTGATCGCCGCCGCCCATCTGTCGGTGCTGGACTATTTCGGCGAAATCCCCTGGGCCCAGTGGTCGGCGCTGAAGACCTGGTACTCCAAGCTCAAATCCCGCCCCTGCTTCCGCCCCCTGCTCGCCGACCGCTTCGTCGGCGTGCCGCCCTCGGCCTGGTACGCGGATCTGGATTTCTAG
- the queG gene encoding tRNA epoxyqueuosine(34) reductase QueG, producing the protein MSDRLKTFIRQRAAELGFDVCRFASAADAWPAGERLRHFVDEGRHGDMAWMETTLDRRQHPTAMWDAAKTAIVLGMNYGPEDNPLDQLADRSAGYISVYARGDDYHEVIKGRLKQLAGQIAARNGADIKVFVDTAPLMEKPLAQRAGLGWQGKHTNLLSRTHGNWLFLGTILTAAEIEPDAAEIEHCGRCTACLDACPTNAFPAPFQLDARRCLSYLTIEFADPWPVEFRTMTGSRIYGCDDCLAVCPWNKFAQEAREIRLAPRPAFESPRLHDLLALDDAAFRALFTKSPVKRIGRDRFLRNVLYAVGNSGDATLIAPAQALLDDPSALVRGAAVWALSRLMAPDAFQTLRAATVETDPRVQHEWRMDAAA; encoded by the coding sequence GTGTCCGACCGCCTGAAAACCTTCATCCGCCAGCGCGCGGCCGAGCTGGGCTTCGATGTCTGTCGGTTCGCCTCGGCGGCCGACGCCTGGCCGGCGGGCGAGCGGCTGCGTCATTTCGTGGACGAGGGCCGGCATGGCGACATGGCGTGGATGGAAACGACGCTGGACCGCCGCCAGCATCCCACCGCCATGTGGGACGCGGCGAAAACCGCCATCGTCCTGGGCATGAACTACGGCCCCGAGGACAATCCGCTGGACCAGCTGGCCGACCGTTCGGCCGGATACATCTCGGTCTATGCGCGCGGCGACGACTATCACGAGGTCATCAAGGGCCGGCTGAAACAGCTGGCGGGCCAGATCGCCGCCCGCAACGGCGCCGACATCAAGGTTTTCGTCGACACCGCCCCCCTGATGGAAAAGCCCCTGGCCCAGCGCGCCGGCCTGGGCTGGCAGGGCAAACATACCAATCTGCTCAGCCGCACCCACGGCAACTGGCTGTTTCTGGGGACCATACTGACGGCCGCCGAGATCGAACCGGACGCGGCCGAGATCGAACACTGCGGCCGCTGCACCGCCTGCCTCGACGCCTGCCCGACGAACGCCTTCCCCGCCCCGTTTCAGCTCGACGCCCGGCGCTGCCTGTCCTATCTGACCATCGAGTTCGCCGACCCCTGGCCGGTCGAGTTCCGCACGATGACTGGGTCGCGCATCTATGGCTGCGACGACTGCCTGGCCGTCTGCCCGTGGAACAAGTTCGCGCAGGAAGCGCGCGAGATTCGTCTGGCGCCCCGCCCTGCCTTCGAAAGCCCCCGGCTTCACGACCTGCTGGCGCTGGACGACGCCGCCTTCCGCGCCCTGTTCACCAAGAGCCCGGTCAAGCGGATCGGCCGCGACCGCTTCCTGCGGAACGTCCTCTACGCCGTCGGCAATTCGGGCGACGCGACCCTGATCGCCCCGGCCCAGGCCCTGCTGGACGACCCGTCGGCGCTGGTGCGCGGCGCGGCCGTCTGGGCCCTGTCGCGGCTGATGGCGCCGGACGCCTTCCAGACCCTGCGCGCCGCGACGGTCGAGACCGATCCCCGGGTCCAGCACGAATGGCGCATGGACGCCGCCGCCTAA
- a CDS encoding FKBP-type peptidyl-prolyl cis-trans isomerase, translating to MNFGWGRAALLSGLVGALLLTGCGQAQPMDPNVGKAEAAAFMAKNAKEEGVQTLPSGLQYKVVQAGPVGGVSPDRNDLVKVDYEGKLVDNTVFDSSFARGAPAIFTPEEVVKGWTEALQKMHVGDEWILYVPPELGYGATPRPKIPANSVLIFRLKLLDVAPVPGGGSGVGTAMG from the coding sequence ATGAACTTCGGATGGGGTAGGGCGGCGCTGCTCTCCGGCCTGGTGGGCGCGTTGCTGCTGACGGGCTGCGGCCAGGCTCAGCCGATGGACCCCAACGTAGGCAAGGCCGAGGCGGCCGCCTTCATGGCCAAGAACGCCAAGGAAGAGGGCGTCCAGACCCTGCCCAGCGGCCTGCAGTACAAGGTGGTGCAGGCGGGGCCGGTGGGGGGCGTCAGCCCCGACCGCAACGACCTGGTCAAGGTCGACTATGAAGGCAAGCTGGTCGACAACACCGTGTTCGACAGTTCGTTCGCGCGCGGGGCGCCGGCCATTTTCACCCCCGAGGAGGTCGTCAAGGGCTGGACCGAGGCGCTGCAGAAGATGCACGTCGGCGACGAATGGATTCTCTATGTCCCGCCCGAGCTGGGCTATGGCGCCACGCCGCGTCCCAAGATCCCGGCCAATTCGGTGCTGATCTTCCGACTGAAGCTCCTGGACGTGGCGCCGGTGCCGGGCGGCGGATCGGGCGTCGGGACCGCGATGGGTTGA